Part of the Ruania alba genome is shown below.
TGGCCGCCTGCAGCCCGAGCGGTTCGAGCGCTGCAACGGCGTCGTCGTCGATGTCGAGGATGCGGATGTCGGAGGTCTCGGCGAGCTCGGTGATGTTGGGGTGCCCGGCGGTGATCGCTTGGATCCACAGGTCGGCATTCCCGTCGCGGAGGGCGTTGGTGGCCACGTCGGTGCTGGTCGGCTCGAAGCTGCCACCCCAGGATGTGACGTCGTCCACGCTGGTGCCGTATGCCTGGAGCACCAGCTGGGTGCCGGCGTCCCCGAGCGAGCCGCGCGGCTGGCTGACCAGGTCGGCGCCGATCTGCTCGTCCACCACCTGCCGCAGCGAGTCCACGCCGGACCCGGCCGGGGTGATGGGACCGAAGTAGTACTGGTCGAGCCCGCCGACGAGTACCCGGAGGTTGTCGAAGGCCTCCCCCTCGAAGGGGGTGCCCTCGGTACCGTTGACGGCCCAAGAAGTGACGGCGCTGAAGGAGGTGGCCAGGTCCGCCTCGCCGGTGGCCACCAGTTCGGGGTTGCCGATGGATCCGGCGTAGGTGAGAACCTCCACCACGGAGTTGTCCTCGAGCGCCGGTTCGATCGCCTGCCCCATGCTGACGGCATAGCTGTACCAGGCCGAGCCCTGGTCGAGGGAGGCGAAGGACAGATCGACCGGCCCCTCACCACCGGAACCACCACCGGAGTCGTCGGCGCATGCCGCGAGGGTGAGAGACACCGTCGCCAGCAGGGCTAGCGCGGTGGCGGAACGTGTCTGCGTGCGGGTCATCGTGAACTCCTGTCGTCGGGGGTGGAGGGTGCCTCGTAGCGGACCTCGAAGGTCAGGCACCCCTCCTCGGTCGCCCAGGGACCGTGCTCCATCCCGGGCGGGCGGCAGGCGAACATGCCTGCCGTGAAGGTTTCGCCGAGGCGCAGGTCGGTCATCGAGCCTTCGAGGATGTAGACCTCTTCCCAGAAGTCGTGGGTGAGCGTGCCGTTCGGCGTGGTGTCAGTGCCGGGAGCGAACCGCAGCAGGCGGGTCACCACGCCGGGTCGTCCGGTGCCGGTGAGGATGCGTTCGGTGAGCTCGGGCACCTTGCCTTCGCAGGGGGTCCAGGCGACGGCGTCCGTCGGGGAGAATTCGATCTCATCCTTGGGCATGGGCTGCTCCTTCCGGGGCGGTGACGGCGGTGCGATAGGTGAGGCCGAGGCTCGCCTCGGGCGTACGCAGGGCGAGCTCCCAGTGCGTCCCGTACTGGAAGTCGCCGGTGAGCAGGGGGACCGTCCCGCCGAAGAGGACGAGGTCCTCCCCGCCGTCCAGACCCTCGCGTTGCTGCAGCAGGCGGAGGGTCTCGGTGAGCGGTCGGAGCGCCGCGGCCGACCCGCTCTGGTAGGCGACGCCGTCGACAGTGGTGGTCAGCTGGATGGAGTCCCAGGCGGACTCCAGTTGGCCGAGCTCGACCGGCAGTGCCGTGGCACTGAGCGGTTTGGGGCAGCGCTGCTTGGACTCGGCGATGGAGATCGCCTCGTGCTCGCGGTCGGTGTGGTCTGAGCCGACCGTGAGGTAGTACCTCCCGGCGAGCCGGATCAGTACCGGCTCCACCTCGCCCGACGTCTGCGTGCCGGTGACGGCGGTGGTCTCACCGAAGCTCAGCGTGCCGCTCGGCATCGGGTAGAACTCGGGCACGTTCTCCGGCGGCGCCACCCCGATGCGGGCCAGCTCGTCGATGTGGTGGCGCACAGCGGCCTCGTTGCGGCCGGTGTAGCCGGCCACCACTACTCGCACCGTGGGTGCGTTCAGCGTGGCCGGGTCGAGCTCGATCGTCATCACAGTCTCCTTCATCACAGGGTCGGTCGTGGCCCTCGTCACAGGGCGGCGTAGTTGGGCAGCCGGTCGGCGAGCACGGGGAACTCGTGCCGGACGTCGGCGACGTGACTGGGCGTTATCTCGCACACCGCCACCTGCTCGGCTTCGTCGAGCTCTAGCAACACCTCTCCCCACGGGTCGACCACGCGGCTGTGCCCACCGAGCTGGGTGCCGGCCTGGGTACCGGCGGCGTTGCAAGCGATCACGAAGAGCTGGTGCTCGACGGCCCGCACACTGGTGAACAGTTGCCAGTGCCGCAGTCGGGCGTGCGGCCAGGCAGCGGGCACGATCGCGGCGGTGGCGCCGAGGTCGGAGATCCGCTGCCACAGCCCCGGGAAGCGCAGGTCGTAGCAGGTGGTGGCGGCCGTGCGTCCGACGGGACTGTCGGTCACGCTCACCGAGGTGCCGGGCTCGAGCAGCTGCGCCTCCGCGGACTGGTAGCCGAACACGTGAATCTTGGAGTAGCTGGCTGCGATCTGACCGGCCGGGTCGAGCAGCACGGTGGTATTGCGTAGCAGCCCACCGTCACCCTCCTCGATCACGCTGCCGGCATGCACATAGGTCTCCCGCTGCCGGGCGATCTCGGCGAGACCGGTGATCGTCGGGCCGTCGAGCAGCTCGGCACGGTCGCGATAGTGGTCGAAGGCGAAGTAGCCGGGCGCCCACAGCTCGGGAAGCACGATGAGGTCGCAGTCGGGCAGGTCGGCGATCATGTCGTGGACCCGCTCGCGGCGGGCCTCGGGGCTCTCCTCGTCCGGACTGGCGATCTGCACCAGCCCGATGCGGGTGGTGGATGTCATCCGAGTGGTCTGGTCTGTGCCCTGCGGTGCCTCACTCCGGCACACCTCATCCTTCGCCGTGCCTCCGTGGGGGCTCCTCGCGCTCATCCGAGCATCGCCTCCAACGTGTTCTGCAAGTGATCATCCGTTGCCCCACGTGCCCCGATGGCGTCACCGGTGCGTAGCTGATCGACGATCTGACGGTGTTCCTCCACCACCCGGGCCGCCCGGTCCTCGGTGCTGCTGACGGCGTAGACGCCCATCCGCAGCTGGCGGTCGCGGAGCTCGCCATAGAACTGATCGATCACGGCGTTGCCCGCGGCAGCCACGATGCGGGAGTGGAACTCCCGGTCGAGCTCGATGAACTGCACCGGGGCGGACCACAGCCCGGCCTGGCGTTCCAGCAGCTCGTCGAGCTCGTCCAGGGGCACCGGCTTGGCGCCGGTGAGCAGCGTGTCCACGGCCCAGGTCTCGATCATGCTGCGGGCCTGCATCACCGCCCGGATCTCCGAGTCCGGCAGCGGCGGGACGTAGGCGCCTCGGTGCGGGATGCGCTCGAGCAGGCCCTCGGACTGCAACCGCATGAATGCTTCCCGTACGGGGGTGCGGGATGCGCCGGCCTCCTTGGCGATCTCCGCCTCGTTGAGGAAGGTCCCCTGGTCCCGTGGCAGCGATGCGATGTAGGACTTGACCCATTGGTAGGTCTCAGTGCGGACGTCCATGGCACTCCCCTTCTGACGGTGCACCCTCGGTGCGTGGCTGGCCGGGCATCATCGCGCCCGGGCGATCTCGGCCACCATGCAGGTGTGCCGGACGTGCTCGCGGTGGCGCACCGGGTCGGCGGCGATCTCACGCAGTTCGGCAAACTGCTGCTGCCGCGCGGTCTCGTCACGCTCGCGGATGCGGCGCCAGTTCTTGTCCGTCTCTACCGCCACATAGGCCCGGCTCACCTCGCGGCGCCGCTGGTCGTAGACGTCCAGGTCGGCCTCCTCCAGGGTGCCGTCGAGCCGGTCGGCGAGCAGGGACGCCAGCAGGTACGCATCGTGGATGCCGCTGTTCATCCCCAGCCCACCGAGCGGGTTGTTGATGTGCGCGGCGTCTCCGGCGAGGAACACGCGCCCCTCCCGGTAGGTGCCTGCCACCCGTTGGTGCACCCGGTAGACGGTGGTGTGCAGGATCGGCCAGCCGCCGGGACGCTCCCCGATCGTGGCCATCAGCCGCTGCACGTTCTCCGGAGCGACAGCGTCGGTCTCGGTCTGCCCCTCCCGCACGGGGAACATCGCTCGCCAGTGGTCCGGGGTGCGCAGCAGCACCAGCCACTCGGCCGGGTCGGAGATGTAATTGACGTAGGAGATGTCCGGCATCCACGCCTGGATGTCTTCCCTGGTGGAGATCACCACGTACCGCTCGGGGTAGGTTTCCCCCTCGAAGCTGATCCCGAGCGAGGTACGCACGGCACTGCTGGCGCCGTCGGCCCCGATCAGGTAGTCCGCTGCCAGGGTGGAGCCGTCCTCCAGCACGGCACGAACGCCGTCGGGGGCGTTGTCCACGGAGGCGACGCGGGCGCCGAAGGTGACCTGCACGTTCGGCATGTCGGCGACCTTCGCCAGAATGATCCGGGTGAGCTTGGACTGCTCGCACTGCACCCGGAACGGGAACCGAGTGTCCTCGGCAAGGGTGTCCAGCCGGAACTCGGCCACCAGACCTTCACTGCGGTCTCGGTGCTGGAAGGTGGGCACGTCCAGGCCCTCGGCGCGCAGTTCTTCGGCGAGACCGAGCTCGTCGAGCATCTCCAGCGTGGGCGGGTGGAAGGTGGAGGCGCGGGACTCGCTGCTGAGCTCCTCCCCCGCTTCGAGCACATGCACCCGCACGCCGCGGTTCGCCAGCATGAGGGCCGCCGTCATACCCACGGGCCCTGCG
Proteins encoded:
- a CDS encoding TAXI family TRAP transporter solute-binding subunit: MTRTQTRSATALALLATVSLTLAACADDSGGGSGGEGPVDLSFASLDQGSAWYSYAVSMGQAIEPALEDNSVVEVLTYAGSIGNPELVATGEADLATSFSAVTSWAVNGTEGTPFEGEAFDNLRVLVGGLDQYYFGPITPAGSGVDSLRQVVDEQIGADLVSQPRGSLGDAGTQLVLQAYGTSVDDVTSWGGSFEPTSTDVATNALRDGNADLWIQAITAGHPNITELAETSDIRILDIDDDAVAALEPLGLQAATLPGGTFTGQDEDVQLLGFTTTLIASADMPDDVAYAITEAVIDSADSLREANASMAGFDPATAWTAENTGGVDLHPGAEQYYQDAGLME
- a CDS encoding DUF2848 family protein: MTIELDPATLNAPTVRVVVAGYTGRNEAAVRHHIDELARIGVAPPENVPEFYPMPSGTLSFGETTAVTGTQTSGEVEPVLIRLAGRYYLTVGSDHTDREHEAISIAESKQRCPKPLSATALPVELGQLESAWDSIQLTTTVDGVAYQSGSAAALRPLTETLRLLQQREGLDGGEDLVLFGGTVPLLTGDFQYGTHWELALRTPEASLGLTYRTAVTAPEGAAHAQG
- a CDS encoding GntR family transcriptional regulator, whose amino-acid sequence is MDVRTETYQWVKSYIASLPRDQGTFLNEAEIAKEAGASRTPVREAFMRLQSEGLLERIPHRGAYVPPLPDSEIRAVMQARSMIETWAVDTLLTGAKPVPLDELDELLERQAGLWSAPVQFIELDREFHSRIVAAAGNAVIDQFYGELRDRQLRMGVYAVSSTEDRAARVVEEHRQIVDQLRTGDAIGARGATDDHLQNTLEAMLG
- a CDS encoding carbon-nitrogen family hydrolase — its product is MTSTTRIGLVQIASPDEESPEARRERVHDMIADLPDCDLIVLPELWAPGYFAFDHYRDRAELLDGPTITGLAEIARQRETYVHAGSVIEEGDGGLLRNTTVLLDPAGQIAASYSKIHVFGYQSAEAQLLEPGTSVSVTDSPVGRTAATTCYDLRFPGLWQRISDLGATAAIVPAAWPHARLRHWQLFTSVRAVEHQLFVIACNAAGTQAGTQLGGHSRVVDPWGEVLLELDEAEQVAVCEITPSHVADVRHEFPVLADRLPNYAAL
- a CDS encoding cupin domain-containing protein, with translation MPKDEIEFSPTDAVAWTPCEGKVPELTERILTGTGRPGVVTRLLRFAPGTDTTPNGTLTHDFWEEVYILEGSMTDLRLGETFTAGMFACRPPGMEHGPWATEEGCLTFEVRYEAPSTPDDRSSR
- a CDS encoding FAD-dependent oxidoreductase; amino-acid sequence: MADNDAQVVIAGAGPVGMTAALMLANRGVRVHVLEAGEELSSESRASTFHPPTLEMLDELGLAEELRAEGLDVPTFQHRDRSEGLVAEFRLDTLAEDTRFPFRVQCEQSKLTRIILAKVADMPNVQVTFGARVASVDNAPDGVRAVLEDGSTLAADYLIGADGASSAVRTSLGISFEGETYPERYVVISTREDIQAWMPDISYVNYISDPAEWLVLLRTPDHWRAMFPVREGQTETDAVAPENVQRLMATIGERPGGWPILHTTVYRVHQRVAGTYREGRVFLAGDAAHINNPLGGLGMNSGIHDAYLLASLLADRLDGTLEEADLDVYDQRRREVSRAYVAVETDKNWRRIRERDETARQQQFAELREIAADPVRHREHVRHTCMVAEIARAR